The following is a genomic window from Carassius auratus strain Wakin chromosome 15, ASM336829v1, whole genome shotgun sequence.
TATTCTTACTTAAAGgaggtgagtttgtttctccacttcagcaccACTTACATAaaccaaaacttagagttttattccaaactatattctgaaggattttactgagggatttgttcatatatcattcacactaatttatacaacattttatttctaaaaacttggcgaaaatgcatatttttcaaggaggtgagtttgtttctccacttcagcaccacttacaaacaccaaaacttagagttttattcctctctatattctgaaggattttactgaggggtttgttcatatatcattcacactaatttatacaacattttgttCCTAAAACATGGTGATTATTCATTTTTTGTCAGTATTTTCtcatttatggagtgataaaaagagaagagagatccaaaatttttcagattttctgTTTATGTTATTGTTTGTCAACTCTGTTATGGAGAAATTAGCCAATGTGTAGATATAACAATAAATCATAACAGGAAAAATCCTTTCACTAGTTCTTATATTCCATCACTTGAAACCGAAATAATATTTGACCGATgcataccataaaaaaaaaaaaatacctatgTCTTCATAGAACCGTCCACATggataaatattttgtaaaaaatatatctgaaaatgtattatgTACAATATCCagttaaaaaagaagagaaatatATAAGGGTGAAATATTATAAGggtgcaaaaataaatcaattatgtttattagattttaaacctgttttttgtttttttgtgaaaatagttTATAAACAGAGTTGAACCTTGAAGTAACAGAACTGTAAAGTAACTGTAATGAACGATCAATTCTGTTACCGCATTGTCAGCATTGCTACTTTACCTTGGTAACAGAGTTAGATGGTAACAGAATTGACAGATTTCTTAATTATTTGCCAAAACTCCACTTGCTAGCATAAATGCTAGTCTTTTAATATGtgataaattgattttttttcaacagtttaaagcagtattgCAATTATTGTTTTTACGTCTTTGACCCTGattgaaatgtaaaatacatcATCAATGCAGCACTCCATAGGGatctttaaaaagatgcattttaaatgtttcgcAGCATACAGATGTCCTGCATCCAGACATACACAGGAGCATAGCTCACCATTGACCTTTGACCCTTCCATGTCTGCTGTCTGGGGTTCCTGCATTTTTCACTTCATTAACAGCTGCATCCGTTTCCTACAACCACCTGCAACACATCCAAAAAAACACAAAGCCAGTATGAACTATCACTGTAAAAACTTTTACTATGATCTACTAAATTTGttttgtgaaacatttttacacttaaaaatatttagtCAAATTTTAAGTCGTTAAATTAtggaaatatactttatataactaaaaaatttcataaaaaagTAAATCAGAAGCACTAAAAAAATTTGAGATTTCATTTACATGCTGTATACACAaatcaaatgttatatttatttcttaaattttcTGTACTTGGTCctaaaaagagaaagaatgacAACATGCTTCTTTTATGCCAACAtaaattttaaaactttattgttTATTCATCATAATTAATAAATAGGCAAATACAAACAATATTCATAATATCCATCAAAAAACGTAAAGAAAATAgccataaaatattatataccaGCAAACAGACCGACAATATCAGGTGCAACAAAAATGAGCGGGTTTATGTTAATGAGTGTTTTAAACCCCACCTCCAAAATCAAGCCCCACCCACAAGGCACATctccaatcagatgcatcacaaCAGTCCTGCTGATTGGCTGGGGTTAGAGTGTAAGTATTAAGGATTTTAATGATGGCATGTGCAATTTGTTGTGAAGCATTTTTTACTGTGATACAAACATATGATTGTACTCGCAGGAGTGATGATGTATGAGTCTGTGAGACTGTtttcaaatatgaaaacaaaaataaaatatacagtccCATGAGAGAATCAGTCCATGGTAAATTCAAACGATTGCAGCAGGTGAAATTCGTTCTCCTTTTATGCATTATCTGTTTTTGTCTTGACATATTTCATCTTCAGAGCATCTTTCTCTCAAACTGTTCTCAATCCCTTTGTGTCCTGGACCCCTCCACTGTTTCATGCATCAATTGTTTTTGCAATCCGCAGGCATCCCGTTGTGCGTTTGAGACGACCTGATCTCAAGgcaggaggatgatgatgaacgTTGAGGACGAAGGTATTATTGTCtccagtttttctttttctctatctTTTTTGCCATTTCTTCTTTTCCTAATAAGTCCTctgtaaaacaaatacataaagtgTACTGCATAGATTGTGCaggatttagtaaaaaaaaaaaaaaaaaaacgtgtttagCACCGGAGCTTACCCATGCATTCAGGACAGCATTTCCCTTCTCTGCGAATGGGGTTACTGCAACTCAACAATGGGCACTGTTTTTTCTGGCACTTTGTGACGCCATGCTAAAATGACAAGAGAAATTGAgttaataatgctaatatatacaGCAggcaaaatcattttatttttattccctgGTCATAAAGTGCTGTTTCAGACTAGTGGatagaaaacatccaaaatacacttttaggtgtttatttttatcaatatatctttaaaaaaagtttttttttctccacttcagcagcacttacaaacaccaaaacttagagttttattcctctctatattctgaaggtttttactgaggggtttgttcatatatcattcacactgatttattcaacattttatttctaaaaacttggcgaaaatgcatatttttaaaagaggtgagtttgtttctccacttcagcaccACTTACATAaaccaaaacttagagttttattcctctctatattctgaaggtttttactgaggggtttgttcatatatcattcacactgatttattcaacattttatttctaaaaacttggcgaaaatgcatatatttaaaagaggtgagtttgtttctccacttcagcaccACTTAcaacaccaaaacttagagttttattcctctctatattctgaaggtttttactggggggtttgttcatatatcattcacactgatttatacaactttttttgtcagtattttctgatttatggagtgataaaaagagaagAGAGATCCAAAATCCCCTCTGTAAAAATCTTTAACTCTACTATGTCAACAAATTCAAACAAGATTTTTTAACCTGGCGTTATCCAATGTTcatattatacattaaataataccTCATTTGCGTACATTTCTTCTTAATGTAATCAATAAACTATGGAAGTATGGTAAAATCTGTTAACCTATTAATCTGTGGCGTCTTTGTTTTAAACTCTCAAGATTCTCTTAAATGAAATTTGAAATAAAGCAAAGAGAAACTCACATCACACCAGCAGGTAATGCACTTCATTTCTCCCACCAGAGGGACACTCGGATGCCAGTGTTCGCTATTCTGGTAGTAGTTTTTGCCAAATTTGCAATGGCGTGTTCCATCCGCCTGCATCATTTCATCATCCTCTAGAGGGGGCGTGTCTTCAGCAGGACACTCCTTACAGCAGTCTGAAGGGTTGCGTCTGATTGGTCGGCTGCAGGTGAGAGGCGGGCACGTCACTTTCTCACAGTGCACTTCACCCGTGGAGCCCTGAGAAGGAAAAAACAACATGGTTAACAATGAATATTCATGTCTGTGTACAAATTTGGTATTTTGTATGGTTAAAACATaactttattgtattgtattgtatttttgtattataatgtttgttaaattaccTTGCAGGTACACACTGCACACTTGATGTAACCGAATGGCGGGACGAATGGATGCCATGTTGTGCCAGGTGCATGCATTTTCTGATCACCTTCAAAAAAACAGCctgaaagaacaaataaacaTCTTAATATACAGctgcacatttaaaataatacttgtgatgttacattttatgtaaattcatgtaatgtaataaaCTCACCTTCTGGATCTTCCTCAACTTTTTCTATGGCAGTCATCTGTTtgaattctttcttttcttttgataaaaatcaagcacaatgttaaaatacaaaatatgtatttttatattactgcATTTTATTATAGTCCAAGATAACAATCTTTACAATGCAAATCAGAACAAATCTTGATCTTTGTATTGTTTTCCACTAAAACATCCTCAAACACAAAATAACTTTCCTTGAGAAGTGAAATTGCATAATATATTGCAAGAAAAGGCACGTTTATATGTATTTCTTACCCCAATATTTTTGCAACTTTTCACAGTATAAAATCGTATTAAATTTAGCTTATTTTAAGGATGCTTACATATACtggaaaacaatacaaatatgttttgattaaaatatttgcatgcctaaaaccaaaatatttaaacacacaaatgtcctacttttaaataaaagctatagACATCAAAGTGACCACAAAAACAAGTCATAAAGGGTCAGTTTTCTGAAACTGAGATTAacacataatctgaaagctgaataaataagctttcctttgaTGTATGCATACTATTTTACTGCaataaaactatttgaatatctgtaatctgagggtgcaaaaattagcctttaaagttgtctaaattaagtttttagtaatgcatattactttttatatatttactgtagaaaATTTAcgtatcttcatggaacatgatttttacttaatttcctaatgatttttggcaaaaagttataattttgacccatacgatGAGGTtatgttggctattgctacaaatatgcctgtgctactgatgactgcttctgtgctccagggataaacacacattaaacaattatattatttgaCTCATTACTCACCGTCACAGATGGGACAGCATTGGTCTTCAGGCTGGATGGTGTGAGGACACGATAACACAGGACAGATCACAGGATCACAGATCACTGTCTTCTTCTGCAGGGATTCAAACAGATTGTACGCAAAAATTAACCACAGTCACATAAATGATATGTACATCAAAGctacaccagtgtgtgtgtgtgtgtgtgcgtgtgttaccTGGCAGATGCAGGTAAAGCAGGTGTTGTACTGCGGTGTCCACTGCGACCCATGTGCATGATGTTCTCCCTCAAAGAAGCACGTGTGTGGGTCTTTCCTCAGCTCGGTCGGGTCACGGACGAGTATGAGATCATCAAACTCTGCCTCCTCGACCACTTCGCTGCGGGAACCCAACTCACAGCTGTTGGGAACCTGAATCTGGAAAACAAAGATATGCATTAAACACAAAGgtttaacatatattaatatgcatttaatgttcaTTTCTAGCATGACTGTGTTAGCATTCTGTGAAAGCATTATAGAATATGCAAGTAgacaaaaaatatacaaacaaaactaaaaggctagtattaaaataaaattaaatgtaaatgtaaattttaaaaaaatgtaaaaatgataaatattatagaataataaattaatattttataatatatatatatatatatatatatatatatatatatatatatatatatatatatatatatatatatatatatatatatatatatatatatatatatatatatataataagaaaatataaatacaaattgaatttttaatttgaaaattgtAAATATCCAAAacattcttaaatatatatttctatatttttagaaTTCTAAAATATAAGTTTTCTGCAAATATAAAAAGAAGTAATTgattaaatgctgtttaaaattacattacttttatttaattcagtttcgAATTTAAAGTATGACTGTGTTTACACAGAATTTAGTGAAAGCCTTGTACAATATACAAGtagacaaaaacatacaaataaacaaagacTAGTATTAAAATAAGgtgcttaataaaataaaaaataattaaataaaaaatagaaataaaaataaaagaaaattctaaatatcatcaacaattgtaaatatatatttatatattcttttaaattataaaaaaaaaatcgaatataaaattaagatattgattaaatacaaatacaaaggtttaacataatattaaatatatttaaatcagtcAATTTCAAATGGAAAGTACTATTTTAGGATGATTgtgtttccttattttttttttaagaattgtacAATatacaagtagaaaaaaaaacctggtatTAAAACAAggagataaaatataaaaaatataaaattaaaaataattaaaaaattataaatataaaaaaacaaaattatatatatttataaatgtatgcattatatttttttgaattctaaaaataaagttttacgcAAATATATAAGATCAGGTGGCACAGTCTTAAAGGTTCAACAGCAAAAAAAGTTTCAAGGTAgattactgtgaaaaaaaaattgtactcaCCCATCCTCGTATTTCTCCTCTTGGATTCATTTTGGTGCTGACCTGAATATAAGCTGTGCCTTCGTCCAAATGCCTAAATAACCCAACACTAATATCTTTCAGCACACCCTGAGCCTggaagagacacagagagacagttCCTGTAAATTTGTGCAATTTGGATGAACTCCTAATGTTTGACCAGAATTAAATGCATCTAACATACAAATACCAAATGCAATACCGGTTTCAGCTCATTTGGGAAAACACCAGATTTGTTTTATAAACAAATcctttaaagtatttaaataaataacagcagaatCATATTTGTTCGCTTCTGGCATGATTTCGCCGGAGCAGCCAGAGAAAACACGCTTTTGTTGTGCTGCAATCACGCAGTTTACATTATCGCCCGGTGTAAATGATGCCAAATTATGTTTAACTGGGAGTCTCTTGATTTGTTTACCTGTTGACCGTAGAAGCCAGTCAGAAGTCTCTTGTGATTGGTGGACGAGTCGTCCATCTCGCCGATCTCAGCCAATCCGTGCAGGTGGGCATTGACAGAAGTATCTTCGCTCTTGCTGAGGCCATTGACGACGATCTCGTAATGCAGATGACACTGTTCGTCCACCGAGACCCAGGCGTGACCCGCCGCAGCCGTACGGACCGGAGGAGAGACAAACTGACCCGCCAGAGGAACTGGAAGCTCTGCGGATGAAAAACagtgtgttttaattaaaaatgactttttacacCAGCAATCTGAATTGGCCATGAAAGGTTTATGCATCATTAACAAGAAACGCTGGGCCAAGTGTGTGACAAATAATTCAGCATCAGGGTCAATTGTTGAAGCTTTTAACCTTCAGAGTATAACCAGATCTTCTAgatatattatagatatattagggatgcaccaatatcgatactggtatcggtatcggtatcggggCCGATACTGAGCTTCTGTACCCGTTAATATGCCCTGATACCAGACGCCGATACCAGACAGCACGTGATAAGTGCCatattcagacaaagaaacacagacaacagaacaacagacagttattagagattaaggttttctataatgttaaacattcagtATTAACGCCTGTATAGCTGACGTGCATGAGCTGATAAAGCACGCTGAGGGGATTGAACACGCAGAGGCGGAGATCTGTGAGCTTGTCGAGTGAATAAACAATTCATCACTGGAAAGTTTGTAGTCCGGTCggatatgtcaaaaaaaaagtaagttaaaCAATGCACAAGTTATTTAATGGTAGATTAAGCACGCTCACGCATTTCTGTTGTGTGATCTTTGATGTTCACTCACTTAGCACACGCATTTGGATTAAAACTTAATCgtaacaaaaacacaatttataaGGGCATTCActattaacataatttattttcaacctCAGGCATGCATGTCTTTCTGGAGAAAGTGATTCTAGCAGCCTGTGTGAAATACGCTGGGCAGTACGTTATACTTTCCCTTTCGTTCTGCAACAGTACAGATACACACGTTGCGCATGTTTTGCTTGCTTGAGTGTTTCTGCATTATATGAGTGGCTTTGGAATATAAATTGCAGCACgtttcaggtaaaaaaataaataaaacttatattttgTGATAAATGTCCCGGGAGATTTATAACTAGTGGTCAACTTCAGTACTAAGTCACAGCAATGGAGCAGTTCTAATGTTATTAAATTACAGATGAACCATAGAGCAAaaacttgtaaaatatattttaatgggcataattaagtgtgaaaataaGCGTTATCATTCAGTTAAACCAGAAATTATTCAGAGACCAGATATttgaaagtgtctgaataaatgttggtttgactgtatctatttaataaattaagtcaaccagctaacattatacatattattttgatttctgtacccaatattttaaaaaagtacaaatgcaataaaaatatcggTATTGGTACTCGGTATCggcaagtaccaaaaataaaagtatcgctATCAGCCGCGTACTGGAAAAagtggtatcggtgcatccctactatatatctaaataaatatatatatatatataaacttcttgattttatttagttgtttttaatgtaaacgCTGTCTTTCTCACCGTTTCGACGTGCATCCATTCCGTTGTACGGCAGCATTTGTATCTGTCCGCGCAGTTCACTCTCCTGCTGCTCGGTTGTGGCGATGTTAATGAACAGTTCATTCTGCAGCAGCATGTGAATGTGTCTGGCATCGACGCGTCCACAGCTTCCCAGCGCTCGCCCGCTGCCGCGCTCCTTCTCCGCCGCAGCAAAATCCGCCGTGATGTCGTACAGAATGCTGCGTTTACTGCGCCGTCGCGGCTTCATCTCGATCGTCACACTGACCACCGCACTGCTCAAACCCGCCACCAAAACCTGCTCGAGAACATCAGAGCACTCAGTCCACGAACCTGACAATGCCATCAAGAAATGAGGGAATAGAACGGAGTCGTTACCTTGTAGTCGAGCGAGCCATTGTGATGGAGAGTGAAGACAGCCGACCCCACTCCGCCGGTTTTCCCGGGAGTCAGAGCAGAACCGCTAGACATCACGCTTTGAAGAGctgaaaaaagaataaatgttgcatgattatttttcaaacaagtcaaatttatcaaatataatttttatcagCATCACATGCACACATGTTTTGGTCCTGTATAAAGCTTAGGGGCTTTTGGGCTACTGCTTTTGACATTGTCTCTGGATTCTTGGATAGAACGATCTCACCTTGCCCGCTGATAGCTATTTTTGGAATTACTCCTGTAACATATAATCTTACAAAAATACAATCTGATTGTATAGCTTTTATCATGCTCTTAGTCAAACGATTCATATTGCTGAAGTGGAAGGATCAGAGGCCTCCAACCCCAACACAATGGATTTGTGATGTCCTCTTTTTCCTAAAGTTGGAAAAAATCAAACATTCTGTAAGAGGTTCATTTTACCAGTTTAATAAAGCCTTTTAAGCAATATGTCATGGAACATGTTTTATTGTCGGACGTAGACTGAttcattgtttttgcattttcccCCCCttcaattaaacttttattttatttcacagatTGTGCACTTTAATTGTTTTGCCAAGCCACATTTTTGATTACTTGTTTaattgtaatttctttttttgtattaagttgatcttgtcttttgtctagtttttttccttgtatttacatcatttctgaaaatgtattgaaataaaaccattttatgtACATATAGCAAAGACTTAAAAGTATAGTGGCACTTAGAAAGAGcgtgaaaaacaacattttggtTGTTTTGTTGCAGAAATCTAATAGTGACTAACATTATACTTTACCTTAGAGGTAAATTTCTCTGCTACTTAATtttctggaaagaaaaaaaaaaatttttacttgTAGTTTTTGTACTTAGAAATTAGtttcctagttttttttttactaaagttttattgtttttgggcATGAAACCttgattaacattttattttaacttatatcatttatttgaatttacaaaatTCCCAGAATGACTTTTGAAATAAACCAGCTTGttgtgaatataatttttttgtagttaGTTGTACAACTAACTACAAAACACTTTAATTATTGCATATAACTTTGACTAACATTATtagttaatttatatttaaatatacataattccTGAGAAtgactttatttgaaataaaacagtttgattttgcaaaaaagttttttttttaaattgtagttttttgTAGTTAAAAAAGATGGTGCATTATATTTTGACTAAAATTTGttaacttaaatgtaaaattCCTTGAATTTACTGTTTTTGTATGGAAACGAAAGCTGTTTgatgtaaatgttttcaatttttgTAGTTATTTGTAGTTTTTCTAGTTAGAAATATAgttgaaaaactattttttattgttttggcacataaaaccttttttttgcattacatttgaacctattattaaagtaataaaatgctAAGTAACGATAATATGTCCTTTACAAATAACTTTTATTAAGGTATCTGTGATCAAAAATCTCTTTCAATAACATGTATTTGTGCATGTAACAGAAAGAGTGAGAGAACCAGGGAAAACATTACTAAACTAAAGAGGTCCAGAGGGACTCAAATA
Proteins encoded in this region:
- the LOC113114692 gene encoding chordin — protein: MEAARVLWILFCACIASTLGSRLKTPALPIHPETEPMISKGLSGCSFGGRFYSLEDTWHPDLGEPFGVMHCVMCHCEPQRSRRGKVFGKVSCRNMKQDCPDPTCDDPVLLPGHCCKSCPKGDSGRKEAESLFEFFQEKDDDLHKSYNDRSYISSEENSNRDSAADFVAVLTGVTDSSGVARARFTLTRTSLTFSITFQRINRPSLITFLDSDGNTAFEFRVPQADTDMICGVWRNLPKSHLRQLEAEHLRVSMTTADDKKEEIQGKVIKHRALFAETFSAILTSDEVHSGMGGIAMLTLSDTENNLHFILILQGLVPHGSFSAKVPVRVKLLYRQHLLREIQANISADDSDLAEVLADLNSRELFWLSRGQLQISVETEGQNPRQVSGYISGKRSCDTLQSVMSSGSALTPGKTGGVGSAVFTLHHNGSLDYKVLVAGLSSAVVSVTIEMKPRRRSKRSILYDITADFAAAEKERGSGRALGSCGRVDARHIHMLLQNELFINIATTEQQESELRGQIQMLPYNGMDARRNELPVPLAGQFVSPPVRTAAAGHAWVSVDEQCHLHYEIVVNGLSKSEDTSVNAHLHGLAEIGEMDDSSTNHKRLLTGFYGQQAQGVLKDISVGLFRHLDEGTAYIQVSTKMNPRGEIRGWIQVPNSCELGSRSEVVEEAEFDDLILVRDPTELRKDPHTCFFEGEHHAHGSQWTPQYNTCFTCICQKKTVICDPVICPVLSCPHTIQPEDQCCPICDEKKEFKQMTAIEKVEEDPEGCFFEGDQKMHAPGTTWHPFVPPFGYIKCAVCTCKGSTGEVHCEKVTCPPLTCSRPIRRNPSDCCKECPAEDTPPLEDDEMMQADGTRHCKFGKNYYQNSEHWHPSVPLVGEMKCITCWCDHGVTKCQKKQCPLLSCSNPIRREGKCCPECMEDLLGKEEMAKKIEKKKNWRQ